TCCCagtaaataaaagttttattctAAATAGTTGAACCGTGTGGATTCAATATTCGGTTCCagtaaacacaaaacaaacacaacttgTGTGTCTGAAGTGAATCGTAGAGGAAACTCTGTTGTTGTTCCTCTGATTGATCGGAGAGGTTTTGGGAGGAAAACGCTTCAATACTCCTCATTGAACCGCTGATCagtgaatgttgaaatgttgattctttagaggaAGTAGAACTTGTTGTGGGCTGGTTTTAATCACTAAgtggttttctttatttcatctttatttagagACCGTCCCTGCCGTTTGTCAATCCAAACTCAAAGTTCAGCTGCAGAAGAAGCACCAGCATGTGTTTGAGGGGATCATTAAAGCAGGAAAGACaacccttctggagcagatctacacggagctctacatcacagagggagggaccggagaTGTCAATgaagaacatgaagtcagacagattgaagcagcttccaggaaaccagacggagcagaaacagccatcagacaggaagacatctttaaacccccacctggaagagatgaaccaatcagaatggtgatgacgaagggagtggccggcatcgggaaaacagtcctaacacagaagttcagtctggactgggctgaaggcagaaccaaccaggacatccagttcatgtttccattcaccttcagagagctgaatgtgctgagagaggagaagttcagcttggtggaactagttcatctgttcttctctgaaaccaaaggaatatgcagctttgaagagttccaggtcgtgttcatctttgacggtctggatgagagtcgacttcctctggacttccacaactctACAATCATCAGTGATCCCAGaaggtccacctcagtggacgtgctgctgacaaacctcatcagggggagcctgcttccttctgctcgtctctggatcaccacacgacccgcagcagccaatcagatccctccttactgtgttgacatggtgacagaagtcagagggttcactgacccacagaaggaggaatacttcaggaagaggttcagagaagaggagcagaccagcaggatcatctcccacatcaagacatcacggagcctccacatcatgtgccacatcccagtcttctgctggatcactgctacggtcctggagaacgttctggagaaagtcctggaaaccagagagggaggggagctgcccaagaccctgactgagatgtatatccacttcctggtggtccaggccaaactgaagaaggtcaagtatgatggaggagctgagacagatcaacactggagtccagagagcaggaagatggtggagtctctgggaaaactggcttttgagcagctgcagaaaggaaacctgatcttctacgaaccagacctgagagagtgtggcatcgatgtcagagaggcttcagtgtactcaggagtgttcacccagatctttagagaggagagcagcctgtaccaggaccaggtcttctgcttcatccatctgagtgttcaggagtttctggctgctcttcatgtccatcagaccttcatcaagtctggagtcaacctgctgggaGATCAGACAACCTCTCTCACATCTGAAACACGAGAAGTTCAGgaagaggatgaagatgaatatgaagatgaagatgaggatgaatttgaagatgatgaagatgatgaagatgaagcagATGAAGttgaggatgaagatgaagatgaattTGAAAATTATGAAGATGAAGaatatgatgatgaagatgaagatgatgaagataaaGAGACTCGCTTCTATCAGACAGCTGTGGACACgaccttacagagtccaaacggacacctggacttgttcctgcgcttcctcctgggtctttcactggagaccaatcagaacctcctacgaggtctgatgacatcaaaccaaagaagttcacagaaaactatcaaatacatcaaggagaagatcagtgaggacctgtctgcagagagaagcatcaacctgttccactgtctgaatgaactgaacaatCAGTCTCTGGTGAAGGAGGTCCAAAGGTCCCTGTGGTCTGGACTTCTCTCCAGAGatgaactgtctcctgctcagtggtcggctctggtcttcatcttactgtcatcagaagaagatctggaggtgtttgacctgaagaagttctcagcttcagaggaggctctacggaggctgctgccggtggtcaaagcctccaagaaagttgtgtaaggacgaacacggacacatctgttttagttacaatcacatgtgttcttggaggaaaccagttaaattcactgttcaaCTAAGTTCAGGTTCATTTGGGACCAGTTCTCCTCAATGATACATCTCAGGAAACTTTACATGTAGAGAAGAGAAATGCAGCGATCACTATTATCAATACTTAATGATTATTAGTTGAAATAATCAGAATTCATTGATAAtatatcatttatttctttgttaaatGACATAATCAACTTTTAAATGACCTCATGATCTCGCTTTAATTTCCtctgcagactgagtggctgtcacctctcagaggacatctgtccacttctgtcctcagttctcagctctcagtcctccagtctgacagaactggacctgagcaacaacgacctgcaggattctggactgaagcagctgtgtcctggactggagagtccacactgtcacctggagtctctcaggtcagaatccaccaagtgttcaaccGTTGACCTTTAGAAcagtttgtttggttgttttattagatccccgttagctgctgacctttcacagcagtttctctggggtctcatcagaatcatcagcttaattacaacattatcattaattaaaatacataaacataatgctcacaactcagagacaacagacactaggacacctcctaaaagtaaaaaacaacatGATAATCAGCACAATGGCAATATGACTCTATATTTCCTCTTTTGAAAGTCAGGatttacattttctcatcacactctcaaacaaaatattaagaaaaatcTAATGAATGgctcaatttaaaaagaataaaaaatattttccattttGGACAACACTGGACAGTGCGAGATAGAACAAACAATCATGTGctgttcacattttaacaccCCCTTCAGCAAAactacaaacaaaaaagaaatagaggAAAAGGAAACAGTGTCAACACAATAAACAGATTAATAGCTCAATTCATAACAGTCCATTTTATTCTCctgattaaacaaaaataatttgAGCTTCTTCTTAAAGCTTATCATATTATCTATAGTCCAAAGGTCTGGTAAttccctccacaccaccatcgCTCTGTGATTCTTCTGTTTTAAGTTACTTCTCCATGGAGGCAACAGGAAATGACCTGCTGATGTTCGCCTCGGCAAATGActgtgtgaaaaaaatgataCTCTTCTGTAGAGTGTTTCTGGTGTTTTGTCTGGTAGAGGGATGCTGAAACTCTCTATagccttaaaggtatagtccctgattttggagagctagcaagatttgaaagtggcacctcctctaagccccgccccctccccctcctcccgtcagcgctccgtccaaagccacgcccccacaaactttttgggaacgcgcatttgcaggagtcgagtttcccaggacattttggacagcacattttcaacaaaactaccccatgtctcattcacctgtaagcgaggctggttttagggggggcagggtgggctgtgcccacccaaacgtgcgtcctgcccacccaacaAAGTTATGGGgaaccttttttttgttataattttatttttttataaatataaaaaaatatcacagaatatctgtaccgtttctgactGGGTGGGccctgcgcatcatttttagacacaacaatgaacgcataccgcaaaagttgtgtctcggcggagggaccgactgttaggttcctaaatcatcacAACATAAATAACTTGATGATTTTTCAAGGCGCTTCTGCAGAAGCTTGGAGAGAAGTCCTGAGGAGCTTTAAgggcaacacggccctcctcTGAGACCTCGTCAGGTCTTCTCCCGACTTGCTGCTCCTGCAGGACGCTTTTATTCAGCAAGGATGACAGGAAAAACCATATTTGGTAAACAATGTATAGATAACAGACGTTGGGGGTAAAAGACACCCAATAGTAAATAGTTGAATGGACAATGGACAGAAACAGATGGTCAAACAGATCGGATGATGGTTGAAAAGTCACACATGTGAAACGTAAgctttaaagaaacaaaaaaggtcAAAAGGGGTCAAATGGGGCCCCTTCTGGACAAACAAGAACTCTGAGATCTTGAACAGATGCGTGCAGGCTAAACTTAAAAATACAATGGGACTGTTTTCCCAGGACAGTTCAAACCCCTGAGTATCTCTCAGGTAGTGGCTGCCCTGTTATCTGTTTAGAGCATGTGATGGGGGTCTTGAAACAGATGCACCTAAAAACAATAGTTCATTGACtaaccaggaagtcagcagttttaacctcctgcgtgtgtcaaagcatgtcacaaggataaacaggcagttttctaattctgattctgattctcataAGAACAAACTTAATTCAGACTTTAATTAATCTGACATTTCCCTCCTGTTTGTTCTTATGAAACTTCAACAGtaaccaaaataaaacactccagtgtcatcgtaaacatacaggtaatgaaaacacaaaaaaaagtacaaagacaGTGATAGTCAGAATCGGAatctcagtcattatgtcagcatgactcagtagtgaaaaagtttcttccattcctcggactcctctcctaggttgttgtcgcaagtcagtttgg
This genomic interval from Cololabis saira isolate AMF1-May2022 chromosome 2, fColSai1.1, whole genome shotgun sequence contains the following:
- the LOC133418409 gene encoding NACHT, LRR and PYD domains-containing protein 3-like, coding for MDQCEDREEGVLPSKTSPRGKPEREEERVDQQISESPSGPSVQQHQTQLDSVFQLLEDDIVMFVKDELKKIQEVLSPDYPESSESLEEDEDEEQKSIRETLVKITVKFLRRRKQEKLADLLQSKTVPAVCQSKLKVQLQKKHQHVFEGIIKAGKTTLLEQIYTELYITEGGTGDVNEEHEVRQIEAASRKPDGAETAIRQEDIFKPPPGRDEPIRMVMTKGVAGIGKTVLTQKFSLDWAEGRTNQDIQFMFPFTFRELNVLREEKFSLVELVHLFFSETKGICSFEEFQVVFIFDGLDESRLPLDFHNSTIISDPRRSTSVDVLLTNLIRGSLLPSARLWITTRPAAANQIPPYCVDMVTEVRGFTDPQKEEYFRKRFREEEQTSRIISHIKTSRSLHIMCHIPVFCWITATVLENVLEKVLETREGGELPKTLTEMYIHFLVVQAKLKKVKYDGGAETDQHWSPESRKMVESLGKLAFEQLQKGNLIFYEPDLRECGIDVREASVYSGVFTQIFREESSLYQDQVFCFIHLSVQEFLAALHVHQTFIKSGVNLLGDQTTSLTSETREVQEEDEDEYEDEDEDEFEDDEDDEDEADEVEDEDEDEFENYEDEEYDDEDEDDEDKETRFYQTAVDTTLQSPNGHLDLFLRFLLGLSLETNQNLLRGLMTSNQRSSQKTIKYIKEKISEDLSAERSINLFHCLNELNNQSLVKEVQRSLWSGLLSRDELSPAQWSALVFILLSSEEDLEVFDLKKFSASEEALRRLLPVVKASKKVV